The Streptomyces sp. Alt3 genome has a segment encoding these proteins:
- a CDS encoding sodium/solute symporter, whose amino-acid sequence MSVPGHPASVVAVALVVLATVLVGGFGLRISRTTSDFYVASRTVRPRLNAAAISGEYLSAASFLGIAGLVLVHGPDMLWYPVGYTAGYLVLLVFVAAPLRRSGAYTLPDFAEGRLESRQVRRLVSVFVVGAGWVYLVPQLQGAGLTLKILTGAPGWLGDVLVASVVVVAVAAGGMRSITFVQVFQYWLKLTALLVPAIFLVLAWQGDGRPRVTFDEQISVFRADHPLYATYGLIIATFLGTMGLPHVVVRFYTSPNGRDARRTTVAVLALVGLFYLLPPVYGALGRLYAPDFMHGGDADAAVLLLPARVIGGLGGDLLGALLAGGAFAAFLSTASGLTMAVAGVITQDVLPSRGVRHFRLATVLAIAVPLAGSLVVSRVPVADAVGMAFAVSASSFCPLLVLGIWWRRLTPPGAIAGLLLGGGSALLSVAITVSGAVRPPGWPHALLAWPAVWSVPVGFLAMILVSLATPGRIPPGTNAAMTRFHLPEALAAGRVR is encoded by the coding sequence GTGAGCGTGCCCGGCCACCCGGCATCGGTGGTGGCGGTGGCCCTCGTCGTCCTGGCCACCGTCCTCGTCGGCGGATTCGGGCTGCGGATCTCCCGTACCACCTCCGACTTCTACGTCGCCTCGCGCACCGTGCGACCGAGGCTCAACGCCGCGGCGATCAGCGGGGAGTACCTGTCCGCGGCCTCCTTCCTCGGGATCGCCGGCCTGGTGCTGGTGCACGGGCCGGACATGCTCTGGTACCCGGTCGGCTACACCGCCGGATACCTCGTGCTGCTCGTGTTCGTCGCCGCCCCGCTGCGCCGCTCCGGGGCGTACACCCTGCCCGACTTCGCCGAAGGACGGCTGGAGTCCCGGCAGGTGCGCAGGCTGGTCAGCGTGTTCGTCGTCGGCGCCGGCTGGGTCTATCTCGTACCGCAGCTTCAGGGCGCCGGCCTCACCCTGAAGATCCTGACAGGGGCACCCGGCTGGCTCGGCGACGTGCTCGTCGCCTCCGTCGTGGTGGTCGCCGTCGCCGCGGGCGGCATGCGCTCGATCACCTTCGTCCAGGTGTTCCAGTACTGGCTCAAGCTCACCGCGCTCCTGGTGCCCGCGATCTTCCTGGTACTCGCCTGGCAGGGCGACGGGCGGCCCCGGGTCACCTTCGACGAACAGATCTCGGTCTTCCGGGCCGACCATCCGCTCTACGCGACGTACGGACTGATCATCGCGACCTTCCTCGGCACCATGGGCCTTCCGCACGTGGTGGTCCGCTTCTACACCAGCCCCAACGGACGGGACGCACGCCGCACCACGGTCGCCGTCCTCGCCCTGGTCGGTCTCTTCTACCTGCTGCCGCCGGTGTACGGGGCCCTGGGGCGCCTCTACGCACCCGACTTCATGCACGGCGGGGACGCCGACGCCGCGGTACTGCTGCTGCCGGCACGGGTGATCGGCGGCCTCGGCGGTGATCTGCTCGGCGCGCTCCTCGCGGGGGGCGCGTTCGCCGCGTTCCTGTCCACCGCGTCGGGACTCACCATGGCCGTCGCCGGTGTGATCACCCAGGACGTCCTGCCCTCGCGAGGCGTACGGCACTTCCGGCTGGCCACCGTGCTGGCCATCGCAGTACCGCTGGCCGGCTCACTGGTCGTCAGCCGGGTGCCGGTCGCCGACGCCGTGGGAATGGCCTTCGCGGTGTCCGCCTCCTCGTTCTGCCCGCTGCTCGTCCTCGGCATCTGGTGGCGGCGGCTCACCCCGCCTGGCGCGATCGCCGGGCTGCTGCTCGGCGGCGGCTCCGCGCTGCTGTCCGTCGCCATCACCGTCAGCGGCGCGGTGCGTCCGCCCGGCTGGCCGCACGCCCTGCTGGCCTGGCCGGCCGTATGGTCCGTGCCGGTCGGTTTCCTCGCGATGATCCTGGTCTCCCTGGCCACTCCCGGACGGATACCGCCCGGCACCAACGCGGCCATGACCCGCTTCCACCTGCCGGAAGCACTGGCCGCGGGACGCGTGCGGTGA
- a CDS encoding LytR/AlgR family response regulator transcription factor: MLRVLAVDDEEPALEELLYLLRADPRIRSAEGARGATEALRRIGGAVDAGPDDPSAIDVVFLDIHMAGLTGLDVAQLLAGFAAPPLIVFVTAHEGFAVHAFDLKAVDYVLKPVRRERLAEAVRRVAEQVGERSASVHDAAADQIAVELGGVIRFVPVDDIAYAEAQGDYARLHTSSGSHLVRIPLTTLEERWRSRGFVRIHRRHLVALNRIDELRLDAGSMSVRIGDAELAVSRRHTRSLRDLLMRQTGR; the protein is encoded by the coding sequence ATGCTGCGCGTACTCGCCGTCGACGACGAAGAACCCGCCCTGGAGGAACTCCTCTACCTCCTGCGCGCCGATCCCCGTATCCGGAGCGCCGAGGGCGCCAGGGGAGCCACCGAGGCGCTGCGCCGCATCGGTGGGGCCGTCGACGCCGGGCCCGACGATCCCTCCGCCATCGACGTGGTGTTCCTGGACATCCACATGGCGGGGCTGACCGGACTCGACGTCGCCCAGCTCCTGGCCGGGTTCGCCGCACCGCCGCTCATCGTCTTCGTCACCGCCCACGAAGGCTTCGCCGTCCACGCCTTCGACCTCAAGGCCGTCGACTACGTACTCAAGCCCGTGCGGCGCGAGCGCCTCGCGGAGGCCGTACGCCGGGTCGCCGAGCAGGTCGGTGAGCGCTCCGCGTCCGTCCACGACGCGGCCGCCGACCAGATCGCGGTCGAACTGGGAGGGGTCATCCGCTTCGTGCCCGTCGACGACATCGCGTACGCCGAGGCACAGGGGGACTACGCCCGCCTGCACACCTCGTCCGGCAGCCATCTCGTCCGGATACCGCTCACCACCCTGGAGGAGCGCTGGCGCTCCCGGGGGTTCGTACGCATCCACCGCCGCCATCTCGTGGCGCTGAACCGGATCGACGAACTCCGGCTCGACGCCGGCAGCATGAGCGTCCGCATCGGGGACGCGGAACTCGCGGTCAGCCGTCGTCACACCCGCTCCCTGCGTGACCTCCTGATGCGGCAGACCGGCCGCTGA
- a CDS encoding zf-HC2 domain-containing protein yields the protein MHATEPHRDAGAYALGVLGAADTSRFEEHLAECAVCVVQVREFGSVVDRLAEFARCAERAAARRPWWPGRYLSRRDSRRSARGLPPV from the coding sequence ATGCACGCCACCGAACCGCACCGCGACGCCGGGGCCTACGCGCTCGGGGTGCTCGGGGCTGCCGACACCTCCCGCTTCGAGGAGCATCTGGCGGAGTGCGCCGTGTGCGTGGTGCAGGTGCGCGAGTTCGGGTCCGTGGTGGATCGTCTGGCCGAGTTCGCGCGCTGCGCGGAACGTGCGGCCGCCCGCCGGCCGTGGTGGCCGGGCCGCTACTTGAGCAGGCGGGACAGCCGGCGGTCGGCGAGGGGCTTGCCGCCGGTCTGA
- a CDS encoding Fpg/Nei family DNA glycosylase: MPELPEVEALRDFLDDHLVGKEIARVLPLAISVLKTYDPPVTDLEGATVSSVTRHGKFLDLTAGELHLLIHLARAGWLQWKDSFPATPPRPGKGPLALRTVLTGGDGFDLTEMGTTKRLAVHLVHDPADVPGVARLGPDPLADTFDRDAFAAVLGGARRQIKGALRDQSLIAGIGNAYSDEILHVAKMSPFKLTTALGDNDITHLYNAMRTTLQDAVERSRGVAAGRLKAEKKSSMRVHGRAGLPCPVCGDTVLEVSFSDSSLQYCPTCQTGGKPLADRRLSRLLK; encoded by the coding sequence ATGCCCGAACTGCCGGAAGTCGAAGCCCTGCGGGACTTCCTCGACGACCACCTGGTCGGCAAGGAGATCGCCCGGGTGCTGCCGCTCGCGATCAGCGTCCTGAAGACGTACGACCCGCCGGTCACCGACCTGGAGGGCGCCACCGTGTCCTCCGTGACCCGGCACGGTAAGTTCCTCGACCTCACGGCCGGGGAGCTCCATCTGCTCATCCACCTCGCGAGAGCCGGCTGGCTCCAGTGGAAGGACAGCTTCCCCGCGACCCCGCCGAGGCCGGGCAAAGGACCGCTCGCCCTGCGTACGGTGCTCACGGGCGGCGACGGCTTCGACCTGACGGAGATGGGCACCACCAAACGCCTCGCCGTCCACCTGGTGCACGACCCCGCGGACGTGCCCGGCGTGGCACGCCTCGGGCCGGATCCGCTCGCCGACACCTTCGACCGTGACGCGTTCGCTGCGGTGCTCGGCGGAGCACGCCGCCAGATCAAGGGAGCGCTGCGCGACCAGTCGCTGATCGCGGGCATCGGCAACGCCTACAGCGACGAGATCCTGCACGTCGCGAAGATGTCGCCGTTCAAGCTCACCACCGCACTCGGTGACAACGACATCACCCACCTGTACAACGCCATGCGCACCACGCTCCAGGACGCGGTCGAACGCTCCCGCGGCGTCGCGGCAGGCCGGCTCAAGGCCGAGAAGAAGAGCAGCATGCGCGTCCACGGCCGCGCGGGCTTGCCCTGCCCCGTCTGTGGCGACACCGTGCTGGAGGTGTCGTTCAGCGACTCCTCGCTCCAGTACTGCCCCACCTGTCAGACCGGCGGCAAGCCCCTCGCCGACCGCCGGCTGTCCCGCCTGCTCAAGTAG
- a CDS encoding amidohydrolase family protein → MTPLPVIDAHHHVWDLAVRDQDWITGEELAPIRRTFTLADLEPEARAAGVVSTVLVQTVTVAEETPEFLALADGSTLVAGVVGWTDLTAPDVTDTLASLRALPGGDRLVGIRHQVQGEPDPEWLLRPDVLRGLRAVAAAGLVYDLIVRPHQLPAAARAAALLPELTFVLDHAGKPPVARRTTHPWADGLRALAALPNTVCKLSGLVTEADPRSWTVEDLRPYADTVIEAFGPTRLMYGSDWPVCRLAAGYADVLDTAHQLTDGLGEADRRSVLAGTAQRVYGLREPAV, encoded by the coding sequence ATGACACCCCTGCCGGTCATCGACGCACACCACCACGTGTGGGACCTCGCGGTGCGCGACCAGGACTGGATCACCGGCGAGGAACTCGCCCCCATCCGCCGCACCTTCACCCTCGCCGACCTGGAACCCGAGGCGCGGGCCGCAGGGGTGGTGTCCACCGTGCTCGTCCAGACGGTGACCGTCGCCGAGGAGACCCCCGAGTTCCTAGCCCTCGCCGACGGCAGCACCCTCGTCGCGGGCGTGGTCGGCTGGACCGACCTCACCGCCCCGGACGTCACCGACACCCTCGCCTCGCTCCGTGCCCTGCCCGGCGGTGACCGGCTCGTCGGAATCCGGCACCAGGTCCAGGGCGAACCCGACCCCGAGTGGCTGCTGCGCCCCGACGTCCTGCGCGGTCTGAGGGCCGTCGCCGCCGCCGGTCTCGTCTACGACCTGATAGTCCGGCCCCACCAACTGCCCGCAGCCGCCCGAGCGGCCGCCCTGCTGCCGGAACTGACCTTCGTGCTCGACCACGCGGGCAAGCCACCGGTGGCACGGCGCACGACGCACCCCTGGGCCGACGGTCTGCGGGCCCTCGCCGCGCTGCCCAACACCGTCTGCAAACTTTCCGGCCTCGTCACCGAGGCGGACCCGCGTTCCTGGACCGTCGAGGACCTCCGCCCCTACGCGGACACGGTCATCGAGGCCTTCGGACCCACCCGGCTGATGTACGGCTCCGACTGGCCCGTGTGCCGGCTCGCCGCCGGATACGCCGACGTCCTGGACACCGCACACCAGCTGACGGACGGTCTCGGCGAGGCCGACCGGCGGTCCGTCCTGGCCGGCACCGCGCAGCGCGTCTACGGGCTCCGGGAACCCGCCGTCTGA
- a CDS encoding aldo/keto reductase: protein MRHTRLGSSAVEITELSFGAAAIGNLFTEVDPEQAAAAVDAAWEEGVRYFDTAPHYGLGLSERRLGEALRDRPRAQYTVSTKAGRLLDPLTPAETAAHEGLSDGFAVPHTHRRRWDFSADGIRRSIEESLGRLGLDRVDIVYLHDPDDHGEAAFREGYPALEKLRAEGMVGAIGAGMNQTAMLTRFLRETDVDVVLCAGRFTLLDHSALDALLPEAAARHRGVVVGGVFNSGLLADPRPGASYDYAAAPAPLLDRALRIRDVAEGHGVPLRAAALHYPLLHPAVAGVLVGTRSPDEVRDAAAQIRRPVPDALWDDLRAEGLI, encoded by the coding sequence ATGCGGCATACCAGGCTCGGAAGCAGCGCGGTCGAGATCACCGAACTCTCCTTCGGGGCAGCGGCGATCGGCAACCTCTTCACGGAGGTCGACCCGGAACAGGCCGCGGCAGCGGTCGACGCGGCCTGGGAGGAGGGCGTCCGTTACTTCGACACCGCACCGCACTACGGCCTCGGGCTCTCCGAACGCCGCCTCGGCGAGGCCCTGCGCGACCGGCCGCGGGCGCAGTACACGGTGTCCACGAAGGCGGGCCGTCTGCTCGACCCGCTGACCCCCGCCGAGACGGCGGCCCACGAGGGACTGTCCGACGGATTCGCCGTGCCGCACACCCACCGGCGCCGCTGGGACTTCAGCGCCGACGGCATCCGCCGCAGCATCGAGGAAAGCCTGGGACGCCTCGGCCTCGACCGGGTCGACATCGTCTATCTGCACGACCCCGACGACCATGGGGAAGCGGCCTTCCGCGAGGGCTACCCGGCGCTGGAGAAGCTCCGCGCGGAGGGCATGGTCGGAGCCATCGGCGCCGGCATGAACCAGACCGCGATGCTCACCCGCTTCCTGCGCGAGACCGACGTCGACGTCGTCCTCTGCGCCGGCCGTTTCACCCTCCTCGACCACAGCGCCCTCGACGCGCTCCTGCCGGAGGCCGCAGCCCGCCACCGCGGCGTGGTCGTCGGAGGTGTCTTCAACTCCGGGCTGCTCGCCGACCCCCGCCCCGGCGCCTCCTACGACTACGCGGCGGCCCCCGCGCCGCTCCTGGACCGGGCCCTGCGCATCCGGGACGTCGCCGAGGGACACGGTGTCCCGCTGCGCGCCGCCGCCCTGCACTACCCGCTGCTGCACCCGGCCGTCGCCGGGGTCCTTGTCGGAACCCGCTCCCCGGACGAGGTGCGCGACGCGGCGGCCCAGATCCGCAGGCCCGTCCCGGACGCGCTCTGGGACGACCTGCGCGCGGAAGGACTGATCTGA